From one Planococcus citri chromosome 3, ihPlaCitr1.1, whole genome shotgun sequence genomic stretch:
- the rept gene encoding ruvB-like 2, with amino-acid sequence MASTAGVKISEVKDIARVERIGAHSHIRGLGLDESFEPRKISQGMVGQLKARKAAGVVLGMIKEGKIAGRSVLLAGPPGTGKTAIAMGLSQALGPDTPFTSMSGAEVYSLEMSKTEALTQALRKSIGVRIKEESEIIEGEVVEIQVERPATGVGTKIGKLTLKSTDMETIYDLGNKMIEALMKERVQAGDVITIDKATGKITRIGRSFTRARDYDAAGPQTRFVQCPEGELQKRKEVVHTVTLHEIDVINSRTHGFLALFSGDTGEIKSEVREQINFKVSEWREEGKAEFIPGVLFIDEVHMLDIECFSFLNRALEDEMAPIVIVATNRGVTRIRGTNYMSPHGIPCDLLDRMVIIQTSHYENDDLTEILKIRSEEEDCDIHRDALEVLTKIAKESSLRYAIQLITTASLVSRKRKATEVSIEDIKKVYSLFVDEKRSMQYLRELQDEYMFHEEDLEISGIESMVVE; translated from the exons ATGGCG AGTACGGCCGGTGTAAAAATATCGGAAGTGAAAGATATCGCTCGGGTGGAGCGTATTGGAGCACATTCCCACATTCGGGGTTTGGGATTAGATGAAAGTTTTGAACCTCGTAAG ATATCTCAAGGAATGGTAGGACAGCTGAAAGCTCGAAAAGCTGCTGGCGTGGTTCTAGGAATGATCAAAGAAGGTAAAATCGCAGGCCGTTCAGTTTTACTAGCAGGACCACCCGGCACAG GTAAAACTGCTATAGCTATGGGATTATCGCAAGCGTTAGGACCGGATACACCATTCACCAGTATGTCAGGAGCGGAAGTATACAGTTTAGAAATGAGTAAAACTGAAGCTCTTACGCAAGCTTTAAGAAAATCAATCGGTGTTCGAATAAA AGAAGAATCTGAAATAATTGAAGGAGAAGTGGTTGAAATTCAAGTGGAAAGACCGGCTACCGGCGTTGGTACAAAAATTGGCAAACTGACTTTGAAATCAACCGACATGGAAACTATTTACGATTTAGGAAACAAAATGATCGAAGCGCTGATGAAAGAAAGG GTTCAAGCTGGCGATGTCATTACCATAGACAAAGCAACGGGTAAAATAACTAGAATTGGACGATCTTTCACAAGAGCTCGAGATTATGATGCTGCTGGTCCACAAACGAG ATTTGTTCAGTGTCCAGAAGGCGAATTACAAAAACGAAAAGAAGTAGTACATACTGTCACATTGCATGAAATTGATGTTATTAATTCTCGTACCCACGGCTTTTTAGCCTTATTTTCTG gTGATACCGGTGAAATAAAATCAGaagttcgcgaacaaattaatttcaaagtaAGTGAATGGAGAGAAGAAGGAAAAGCAGAATTTATCCCAGGTGTCCTTTTCATAGATGAG GTTCATATGTTGGATATCGAATGTTTTTCGTTCTTGAATCGCGCCTTGGAAGATGAAATGGCACCCATCGTCATTGTTGCTACCAATCGTGGAGTGACGCGTATTCGTGGAACAAATTATATGTCACCGCACGGAATTCCTTGTGATTTATTAGATCGTATGGTTATCATTCAAACCAGTCATTATGAAAATGACGATTtgacagaaattttaaaaataag atcagAAGAAGAAGACTGTGATATACATCGTGATGCTTTAGAAGTGTTGACTAAAATTGCTAAAGAATCTTCGTTACGATATGCTATTCAACTCATTACCACAGCCAGTTTAGTATcacgaaaaagaaaagcaactGAG gtgAGCATAGAAGATATCAAGAAAGTGTATAGTTTATTTGTCGATGAAAAAAGATCAATGCAGTATTTAAGAGAATTACAAGACGAGTACATGTTCCATGAAGAAGATCTAGAAATTAGTG GTATTGAATCCATGGTCGTTGAATGA